A genomic window from Sparus aurata chromosome 4, fSpaAur1.1, whole genome shotgun sequence includes:
- the cartl gene encoding cocaine- and amphetamine-regulated transcript-like, whose product MDSSGLLRGLLLVGLLCVLSHGQTSQEVSAEDFGADKPEPAADRDLVEALEALLGRMHSRTGSTEKRGSIPLCGMGDRCAMKFGPRIGKLCDCGRGANCNSYLLKCI is encoded by the exons ATGGATAGCTCCGGGCTGCTCCGCGGGCTGCTGCTCGTCGGCCTGCTGTGCGTCCTGTCTCACGGACAGACGTCCCAGGAAGTGTCCGCTGAGGACTTTGGAGCGGACAAACCGGAACCAGCTGCAGACAGAGACCTG GTGGAAGCGTTGGAGGCTCTGCTGGGCAGGATGCACAGTCGGACCGGCTCCACCGAGAAGAGAGGAAGCATCCCGCTG TGTGGGATGGGCGACCGCTGCGCCATGAAGTTCGGGCCTCGGATCGGGAAGCTGTGCGACTGCGGCCGAGGAGCCAACTGCAACTCCTACCTGCTCAAATGCATCTGa